In one Aromatoleum aromaticum EbN1 genomic region, the following are encoded:
- a CDS encoding enoyl-CoA hydratase/isomerase family protein, with protein sequence MTQAQFKFITYGVANGLATLTINRPPFNVLDIPTMEEVNVALDQCLAATDVKLLMITGAGEKAFSAGVEVADHTPDKVDRMIEVFHGIFRRLQELPVPTLAAVNGAALGGGMEVAIACDMIVAAANAKFGQPEIKLAVFPPIAAVLLPRLVPPARAMELLLGGENIAAEEARAIGLVNRVFAKETFAADVQAFVAPYLALSRAALVSTRKTIRATSGKPFGQALDVAENIYLNELMATEDAKEGLAAFLEKRKPVWRDR encoded by the coding sequence ATGACGCAAGCGCAATTCAAGTTCATTACCTACGGCGTCGCCAATGGCCTGGCAACGCTGACGATCAACCGGCCGCCGTTCAATGTCCTCGACATTCCGACGATGGAAGAGGTCAACGTCGCGCTCGACCAGTGCCTCGCCGCGACCGACGTCAAGCTGCTAATGATCACCGGCGCCGGTGAGAAGGCGTTCTCGGCCGGTGTCGAGGTCGCTGACCACACGCCGGACAAGGTCGACCGCATGATCGAAGTGTTCCACGGCATCTTCCGTCGCCTGCAGGAACTGCCCGTGCCGACGCTCGCCGCAGTCAATGGCGCGGCGCTCGGCGGCGGCATGGAAGTGGCGATCGCGTGCGACATGATCGTCGCCGCGGCGAATGCCAAGTTCGGCCAGCCCGAAATCAAGCTCGCGGTGTTCCCGCCGATCGCGGCGGTGCTGCTGCCGCGCCTGGTGCCGCCGGCGCGGGCGATGGAACTGCTGCTCGGGGGCGAGAACATCGCGGCCGAGGAAGCCCGTGCGATCGGACTCGTGAATCGCGTCTTCGCGAAGGAAACTTTCGCCGCCGACGTGCAGGCTTTCGTCGCGCCGTATCTCGCGCTCTCGCGCGCCGCGCTGGTCAGCACGCGCAAGACGATCCGCGCGACCAGCGGCAAGCCGTTCGGGCAGGCGCTCGATGTCGCCGAGAACATCTATCTGAACGAACTGATGGCGACCGAGGATGCGAAAGAAGGTCTCGCCGCCTTCCTCGAAAAGCGCAAGCCGGTGTGGCGTGACCGCTGA
- the had gene encoding 6-hydroxycyclohex-1-ene-1-carbonyl-CoA dehydrogenase yields the protein MIPQFIDTWQMTEPGKLQKTRVPMPELGSGDVVVKIAGCGVCHTDLSYFYMGVPTVQKPPLSLGHEISGTIIGGEASMIGKEVIVPAVIPCGECELCKTGRGNRCLAQKMPGNSMGIYGGYSSHIVAQSKYLCVVENRGDTPLEHLAVVADAVTTPYQAAVRADLKKDDLVIVVGAAGGVGSFMVQTAKGMGAKAVIGIDINEEKLEMMKGFGADFIINPKDKSAKEVKELFKGFCKERGLPSNYGWKIFEVTGSKPGQELALSLLSFTGKLVIVGYGTAETNYMLSKLMAFDAEIIGTWGCPPDRYAAVRDMCLDGRIQLGPFVETRPMSQIEHVFDEAHHGKLKRRVILTPDF from the coding sequence GTGATTCCTCAATTCATCGATACCTGGCAGATGACCGAGCCGGGCAAGCTGCAAAAAACGCGCGTGCCGATGCCGGAACTCGGATCGGGCGACGTCGTCGTGAAGATCGCCGGCTGTGGCGTATGCCACACCGATCTGTCGTATTTCTACATGGGCGTGCCGACGGTGCAGAAGCCGCCGCTGTCGCTCGGCCACGAGATCTCCGGCACCATCATCGGCGGCGAAGCCTCGATGATCGGCAAGGAAGTCATCGTCCCTGCCGTGATCCCGTGCGGTGAATGCGAGCTGTGCAAAACGGGTCGCGGCAACCGCTGTCTCGCGCAGAAAATGCCGGGCAACTCGATGGGCATCTATGGCGGCTATTCGAGCCACATCGTCGCGCAGTCGAAGTACCTGTGCGTGGTCGAGAACCGCGGCGACACGCCGCTCGAGCATCTCGCAGTGGTCGCCGACGCGGTGACGACGCCCTACCAGGCTGCCGTGCGCGCGGACCTGAAGAAGGACGACCTCGTGATCGTCGTCGGTGCGGCGGGCGGCGTCGGCAGCTTCATGGTGCAGACTGCAAAAGGCATGGGTGCGAAAGCCGTCATCGGCATCGACATCAACGAAGAAAAGCTCGAGATGATGAAAGGCTTCGGTGCCGATTTCATCATCAACCCGAAAGACAAGAGCGCCAAGGAAGTGAAGGAGCTCTTCAAGGGCTTCTGCAAGGAGCGCGGCCTGCCGTCGAACTACGGCTGGAAGATCTTCGAAGTCACCGGCAGCAAGCCTGGCCAGGAGTTGGCGCTGTCCTTGCTGTCGTTCACCGGCAAGCTCGTCATCGTCGGCTACGGCACGGCCGAGACGAACTACATGCTGTCGAAGCTGATGGCCTTCGATGCCGAAATCATCGGCACCTGGGGCTGCCCGCCGGACCGCTATGCCGCCGTGCGCGACATGTGCCTCGACGGCCGCATCCAGCTCGGACCGTTCGTCGAGACGCGCCCGATGAGCCAGATCGAACACGTGTTCGACGAGGCGCACCACGGCAAACTCAAGCGACGCGTCATCCTGACGCCCGATTTCTGA
- the oah gene encoding 6-oxocyclohex-1-ene-1-carbonyl-CoA hydratase: protein MALDWLPRDNEIKDHALMGEEHFGTEAPSVLFEKRPVTDPQGNVVPGLYAAWIILNNPKQYNSYTTEMVKAIIAGFQRASSDRTIVAAVFTAVGDKAFCTGGNTAEYASYYAQRPNEYGEYMDLFNAMVDGILNCKKPTICRVNGMRVGGGQEIGMATDLTITSDMAIFGQAGPKHGSAPDGGSTDFLPWMLNMEDAMYNCISCEPWSAYKMKSKNLITKVVPVLKKDGEWVRNPLVRTDAYVDDGELVYGEPVAADKAKAAKELIAQCTTDFAKLDEAVDALVWKFANLFPQCLIKSIDGIRGKKKFFWDQMKLANRHWLAANMNHEAYLGFTAFNNKKATGKDVIDFIKFRQLVAEGHAFDDAFAEQVLAKPQS, encoded by the coding sequence ATGGCACTCGATTGGCTGCCCCGCGACAACGAAATCAAGGATCACGCCCTGATGGGCGAAGAGCACTTCGGCACCGAGGCTCCCTCGGTCCTCTTCGAGAAGCGTCCGGTGACGGATCCGCAGGGCAACGTGGTTCCCGGCCTGTATGCGGCGTGGATCATTCTGAACAACCCGAAGCAGTACAACTCCTACACCACCGAAATGGTGAAGGCGATCATCGCCGGCTTCCAGCGTGCATCGTCCGACCGCACGATCGTCGCGGCGGTGTTCACCGCCGTCGGCGACAAGGCGTTCTGCACCGGCGGCAACACCGCCGAGTACGCGTCCTACTATGCGCAGCGTCCGAACGAGTACGGCGAGTACATGGATCTGTTCAACGCGATGGTCGACGGCATCCTGAACTGCAAGAAACCGACGATCTGCCGCGTGAACGGCATGCGCGTCGGCGGAGGCCAGGAAATCGGCATGGCGACCGACCTCACGATCACCTCCGACATGGCGATTTTCGGCCAGGCCGGCCCGAAGCACGGCAGCGCGCCGGACGGCGGCTCGACCGACTTCCTGCCGTGGATGCTGAACATGGAAGATGCGATGTACAACTGCATCTCGTGCGAGCCGTGGAGCGCGTACAAGATGAAGTCGAAGAATCTCATCACCAAGGTCGTGCCGGTGCTGAAGAAAGATGGCGAATGGGTGCGCAACCCGCTGGTTCGCACCGATGCGTACGTCGATGACGGCGAGCTGGTCTATGGCGAACCGGTCGCGGCCGACAAGGCCAAGGCGGCGAAGGAACTGATCGCGCAATGCACGACCGACTTCGCGAAGCTTGACGAAGCCGTTGATGCGCTGGTGTGGAAGTTCGCAAACCTCTTCCCGCAGTGCCTGATCAAGTCCATCGACGGCATCCGCGGCAAGAAGAAGTTCTTCTGGGATCAGATGAAGCTCGCGAACCGCCACTGGCTGGCTGCGAACATGAACCACGAGGCGTACCTCGGTTTCACCGCCTTCAACAACAAGAAGGCCACCGGCAAGGACGTCATCGACTTCATCAAGTTCCGTCAGCTCGTCGCCGAAGGGCATGCGTTCGACGACGCTTTCGCCGAGCAGGTCCTGGCCAAGCCGCAGTCCTAG
- a CDS encoding SDR family NAD(P)-dependent oxidoreductase has translation MQLKDRVAIVTGAGQGIGATVARAYAREGAKVAVIDLNIDAANAVAAEIVANGGEALGVACDVSNRDQVLAMAEQVTAKWGRVDILVNNAGITRTAMLNKMTPEQWQQVLGVHLTGAFNCLQAVVGGMIERQYGRIIYVTSTAGLLGTIGQINYSAAKAGILGMTKSTAKELARYNITANAIAPGAATPMTETIRTDERFKEKYLDRIPLGRWAEPEEIAPVFLFFASDASSYVTGQILAADGGMTIH, from the coding sequence ATGCAATTGAAGGACAGAGTCGCCATCGTCACCGGCGCCGGGCAGGGCATCGGCGCCACGGTGGCGAGGGCTTACGCCCGCGAGGGCGCGAAAGTGGCGGTGATCGATCTGAACATCGACGCCGCCAATGCCGTTGCCGCCGAGATCGTCGCGAACGGCGGCGAGGCGCTCGGCGTCGCATGCGACGTGTCGAACCGCGACCAGGTGCTGGCGATGGCCGAGCAGGTAACGGCCAAATGGGGACGCGTCGACATTCTGGTCAACAACGCCGGCATCACGCGCACCGCGATGCTCAACAAGATGACGCCCGAGCAGTGGCAGCAGGTCCTCGGCGTGCATCTGACCGGCGCATTCAACTGTCTTCAGGCAGTCGTCGGCGGCATGATCGAGCGCCAGTACGGCCGCATCATCTACGTCACCTCGACGGCCGGCTTGCTGGGCACGATCGGGCAGATCAACTACAGCGCGGCCAAAGCCGGAATTCTCGGGATGACCAAGAGCACCGCGAAGGAACTCGCGCGCTACAACATCACCGCCAACGCGATCGCGCCGGGCGCGGCGACGCCGATGACGGAAACCATCCGCACCGACGAGCGCTTCAAGGAAAAGTATCTCGACCGCATTCCGCTCGGACGCTGGGCCGAACCGGAAGAGATCGCACCGGTATTCCTGTTCTTCGCCTCCGACGCGTCGAGCTATGTGACCGGACAAATACTGGCAGCTGACGGCGGAATGACGATTCATTAA
- a CDS encoding benzoate-CoA ligase family protein has product MPELSTADHTSSPPHITIPRDYNAAHDLIERNLRSGRGNKIAVIDDAGQYTYAQLAERVDRFAHALGEMGVRMEERVVLCLLDTVDFPTAFLGCIKAGVVPVPINTLLTASDYSYMLRDSRARALVVSSLLLPAFANAIEQSPFVKNVVVSGGDAGVRGSHLDFADLLAAPRPPFEAAPTCADDPCFWLYSSGSTGAPKGTVHLHSSLITTFELYARPILDVQESDVVFSAAKLFFAYGLGNGLTFPLAAGATAVLMSERPTPASVSRVLRRHQPTVYCGVPTLYASMLASPELPGRAEVSIRRCASAGEALPAEVGKRWTEHFGVEILDGLGSTEMLHIFLSNRHGEARYGTSGKPVPGYELRLIGDDGEEVAPGEPGELQVRGPTSAALYWNNRSKSRDTFMGQWTRSGDKYSQDADGNFAYAGRNDDMLKVGGIYVSPIEVESALITHEAVLEAAVVGKADVDGLIKPLAFVVLKPGLRPSPGLGDELKLHVKSKLAPYKYPRWLEFVDELPKTATGKIQRFKLRASSSV; this is encoded by the coding sequence ATGCCAGAACTGAGTACTGCAGACCACACATCGAGCCCCCCGCACATCACGATCCCGCGCGACTACAACGCTGCCCATGATCTGATCGAGCGCAACCTGCGTTCCGGCCGCGGCAACAAGATCGCGGTGATCGACGACGCCGGCCAATACACCTATGCGCAGCTGGCCGAGCGGGTCGACCGCTTCGCCCACGCGCTCGGCGAAATGGGCGTGCGCATGGAAGAGCGGGTGGTGCTGTGCCTGCTCGATACGGTCGATTTCCCGACGGCGTTTCTCGGCTGCATCAAGGCCGGCGTCGTCCCGGTGCCGATCAACACGCTGCTGACCGCCTCCGACTACAGCTACATGCTGCGGGACAGCCGCGCACGCGCGCTGGTGGTGTCGTCGCTGCTGCTGCCGGCGTTCGCGAATGCGATCGAGCAGAGCCCGTTCGTCAAGAACGTCGTCGTATCCGGCGGCGATGCAGGCGTCAGGGGCAGTCACCTCGATTTTGCCGACCTCCTGGCTGCGCCGCGTCCGCCATTCGAGGCGGCGCCGACGTGTGCCGACGACCCCTGTTTCTGGCTGTACTCGTCGGGCTCGACCGGCGCCCCGAAGGGGACGGTGCATCTGCATTCGAGCCTGATCACCACGTTCGAACTGTACGCGCGACCGATCCTCGACGTGCAGGAGAGCGACGTCGTGTTCTCCGCCGCCAAGCTGTTCTTCGCCTACGGCCTGGGCAACGGCCTGACTTTCCCGCTGGCGGCAGGCGCGACGGCGGTGCTGATGTCCGAGCGCCCGACGCCCGCGTCGGTCTCCCGCGTGCTGCGCCGGCACCAGCCGACGGTGTATTGCGGCGTGCCGACGCTGTATGCGTCGATGCTTGCGAGCCCCGAACTTCCGGGGCGCGCCGAAGTGTCGATCCGCCGCTGCGCCTCAGCCGGTGAAGCCCTGCCGGCCGAAGTCGGCAAGCGCTGGACCGAGCACTTCGGGGTCGAGATCCTCGATGGCCTCGGGTCGACCGAGATGCTGCACATCTTCCTGTCGAACCGGCATGGCGAGGCGCGCTACGGCACCAGCGGAAAGCCGGTGCCGGGCTATGAGCTTCGCCTCATCGGCGACGACGGCGAAGAAGTCGCGCCCGGCGAGCCCGGCGAACTGCAGGTGCGCGGGCCGACCAGTGCAGCGTTGTACTGGAACAACCGCAGCAAGAGCCGCGACACCTTCATGGGACAGTGGACGCGCAGCGGCGACAAGTACAGCCAGGATGCCGACGGCAATTTCGCTTATGCGGGTCGCAACGACGACATGCTCAAGGTGGGCGGCATCTACGTCTCGCCGATCGAGGTCGAGTCGGCGCTGATCACTCACGAGGCAGTGCTCGAAGCTGCAGTGGTCGGCAAGGCGGACGTCGACGGCCTGATCAAGCCGCTCGCCTTCGTCGTGCTCAAACCCGGCCTGCGCCCGTCGCCCGGCCTCGGCGACGAGCTCAAGCTGCACGTGAAATCGAAACTCGCACCGTACAAATATCCCCGCTGGCTCGAGTTCGTCGATGAGCTGCCGAAAACCGCGACCGGAAAAATCCAGCGATTCAAGCTGCGCGCTTCCTCCTCCGTGTAA
- a CDS encoding ABC transporter substrate-binding protein: MSHEVSRRQFLLSSAAVAAGLALPSAPLFAQGAKKVRVGLMLPYTGTYAALGNAITNGFKLAVEQGGGKLGGSEVEYFTVDDESDAAKAPENANKLIKRDNVDVLVGTVHSGVALAMTRVARETKALLIVPNAGADEITGPLCAPNIFRTSFSAWQPAYAMGNVMAERKHKNVVTLSWKYSFGEQSVAGFKEAFEKAGGKVVKELYLPFPNVEFQPYLTEIAALKPDAVFVFFAGGGAVKFVRDYAAAGLKSTIPLYGSGFLTDGTLEAQGEAAEGLLTTLHYADGLDIPKDKEFRAAYAAAFKMQPDVYAVQGYDAAQLFAAGLAAVKGDVDKRDELVKAMESATIDSPRGKFTLSKAHNPVQDIYLRKVEGKENKVVSVAAKALADPARGCRM, translated from the coding sequence ATGAGTCATGAAGTCAGTCGTCGCCAGTTTCTGCTGTCCAGCGCCGCGGTCGCGGCAGGCCTGGCGCTGCCGTCTGCGCCGCTGTTCGCGCAGGGCGCGAAGAAGGTGCGGGTCGGGCTGATGCTGCCCTATACCGGCACCTATGCGGCGCTCGGCAATGCGATCACCAACGGCTTCAAGCTGGCGGTCGAGCAGGGTGGAGGCAAGCTCGGCGGAAGCGAGGTCGAATACTTCACCGTCGACGACGAGTCGGATGCGGCGAAGGCGCCGGAGAATGCGAACAAGCTGATCAAGCGCGACAACGTCGACGTGCTCGTCGGCACGGTCCATTCCGGTGTCGCGCTGGCGATGACGCGCGTCGCGCGCGAGACCAAGGCCTTGCTGATCGTGCCGAACGCCGGTGCCGACGAGATCACCGGGCCGTTGTGCGCGCCGAACATCTTCCGCACCTCGTTCTCGGCGTGGCAGCCGGCCTATGCGATGGGCAACGTGATGGCCGAGCGCAAGCACAAGAACGTCGTCACGCTGAGCTGGAAGTATTCGTTCGGCGAACAGTCGGTGGCGGGTTTCAAGGAAGCGTTCGAGAAGGCCGGTGGCAAGGTCGTCAAGGAGTTGTACCTGCCGTTCCCGAACGTCGAGTTCCAGCCGTACCTGACCGAGATCGCGGCGCTCAAGCCGGACGCGGTGTTCGTGTTCTTCGCCGGCGGCGGCGCGGTGAAGTTCGTCAGGGACTACGCCGCTGCAGGGCTCAAGAGCACGATCCCGCTGTACGGCTCGGGCTTCCTCACCGACGGCACGCTCGAAGCCCAGGGCGAGGCCGCCGAGGGCCTGCTGACGACGCTGCATTATGCCGACGGCCTGGATATCCCGAAGGACAAGGAGTTCCGCGCTGCCTATGCGGCCGCGTTCAAGATGCAGCCGGACGTCTATGCGGTGCAGGGCTATGACGCGGCGCAGCTCTTCGCCGCAGGCCTCGCGGCCGTCAAGGGCGACGTCGACAAGCGCGACGAACTGGTCAAGGCCATGGAGTCCGCGACGATCGACAGCCCGCGCGGGAAGTTCACCCTTTCGAAGGCTCACAACCCGGTGCAGGACATCTACCTGCGCAAGGTCGAGGGGAAGGAAAACAAGGTCGTGTCGGTGGCAGCGAAGGCGCTGGCCGATCCGGCTCGCGGCTGCCGCATGTAA
- a CDS encoding branched-chain amino acid ABC transporter permease has translation MDLTTFLIQLLNALQYGLLLFLVASGLTLIFGIMGIINLAHGSFYMMGAYMAFALTSATGNLFVAILLGIVLSALIGFLLEWGLFSRLYKRDHLDQVLLTYGLILMFEEIRSMIVGDDVHGLRIPDMLSASVQLSETLSYPVYRLFMSVVCIVLAVLMYWLIRHTRLGMMIRAGSSNREMVQSLGINIDLIYRLVFALGVTLAAFAGMLAAPVSSVYPGMGNQVLIICFVVVVIGGVGSVWGALVAALLIGLADTFGKVIIPDFAGLTVYLLMAAVLLWRPEGIFRRI, from the coding sequence ATGGACTTGACGACCTTCCTGATTCAGCTACTGAATGCGTTGCAGTACGGGTTGCTGCTGTTCCTCGTCGCCAGCGGACTGACCCTGATTTTCGGCATCATGGGCATCATCAACCTCGCCCACGGCAGCTTCTACATGATGGGCGCCTACATGGCGTTCGCGCTGACCTCGGCGACGGGCAATCTCTTCGTCGCGATCCTCCTCGGCATCGTCCTCAGCGCGCTGATCGGCTTTCTCCTCGAATGGGGGCTGTTCAGCCGGCTCTACAAGCGCGACCACCTCGACCAGGTGCTGCTGACCTACGGCCTGATTCTGATGTTCGAGGAGATACGCAGCATGATCGTCGGCGACGACGTCCATGGCCTGCGGATTCCCGACATGCTGTCGGCGTCGGTCCAACTCAGCGAGACCCTCAGCTATCCCGTATACCGGCTGTTCATGTCCGTAGTCTGCATCGTGCTTGCGGTGCTGATGTACTGGCTGATCCGCCACACGCGGCTCGGCATGATGATTCGCGCGGGCAGCAGCAACCGCGAGATGGTCCAGTCGCTCGGCATCAATATCGATCTCATCTACCGCCTCGTGTTCGCGCTCGGCGTCACGCTCGCCGCGTTCGCCGGCATGCTCGCGGCGCCAGTGTCGTCGGTCTATCCGGGCATGGGCAACCAGGTGCTGATCATCTGTTTCGTTGTCGTCGTCATCGGCGGCGTCGGTTCCGTGTGGGGGGCGCTCGTCGCGGCCCTGCTGATCGGCCTCGCCGACACGTTCGGCAAGGTCATCATTCCCGACTTCGCCGGACTGACTGTCTATCTGCTGATGGCCGCGGTGCTGCTGTGGCGCCCTGAAGGCATCTTCCGGAGAATATGA
- a CDS encoding branched-chain amino acid ABC transporter permease — MSAAIKTPRSALLATLLVLSIFPLFGSDYYSELLTKIMIMAIFAMSLDLLVGFTGLVSFGHAAFFGIAAYAVVLVSPQYDPASLLLVLPAAVLAAAVAAFVIGLFVLRTKGIYFIMVTLAFAQMIYFVFHDSPLGGGSDGVFINFKPELRIGETQLLDLGNAAHFYYLALLLLVATYVFLRILLRSPLGHALAGIKSNEHRMLSLGFPVFLYKLAGFVIAGALAGVAGFLSACQYGFVTPEILSWHQSGNVLLMVILGGIGTLNGAAIGAFAFVVLQEVFSALTKHWQFLMGTVIVLVVMLLPGGLSSLTQRLRRLLLGGGSNG; from the coding sequence ATGTCTGCAGCCATCAAGACTCCGCGCAGCGCGCTGCTGGCGACACTGCTGGTGCTGTCGATCTTTCCGTTGTTCGGCTCGGACTACTACAGCGAACTGCTGACGAAGATCATGATCATGGCGATCTTTGCCATGAGCCTCGACCTGCTGGTCGGTTTCACCGGCCTCGTGAGCTTCGGCCACGCGGCGTTCTTCGGCATCGCCGCGTATGCGGTGGTGCTGGTGTCGCCGCAGTACGATCCGGCCAGCCTGTTGCTCGTGCTGCCGGCCGCGGTGCTCGCGGCCGCAGTCGCCGCGTTCGTCATCGGCCTGTTCGTGCTGCGGACGAAGGGGATCTATTTCATCATGGTGACGCTCGCGTTCGCCCAGATGATCTACTTCGTGTTCCACGACTCTCCGCTCGGCGGCGGGTCGGACGGCGTGTTCATCAACTTCAAGCCGGAACTGCGGATCGGCGAGACGCAGCTGCTCGACCTCGGCAACGCAGCGCACTTCTACTACCTGGCGCTGCTGCTGCTGGTCGCGACCTACGTGTTCCTGCGCATCCTGCTGCGCTCGCCGCTCGGGCACGCGCTCGCCGGGATCAAGAGCAACGAACACCGCATGCTGTCGCTGGGCTTCCCGGTGTTCCTGTACAAGCTCGCCGGTTTCGTCATCGCGGGCGCGCTGGCCGGCGTGGCCGGGTTCCTCTCGGCGTGCCAGTACGGCTTCGTGACCCCGGAGATCCTGTCGTGGCACCAGTCAGGCAACGTGCTGCTGATGGTGATCCTGGGGGGCATCGGCACTCTCAACGGCGCCGCGATCGGCGCGTTCGCGTTCGTCGTGCTGCAGGAAGTGTTTTCGGCGCTGACCAAGCACTGGCAGTTCCTGATGGGCACGGTGATCGTCCTGGTGGTGATGCTGCTGCCAGGGGGGCTGTCGAGCCTGACACAGCGGCTGCGCCGCCTGCTCCTGGGAGGTGGCTCGAATGGGTGA
- a CDS encoding ABC transporter ATP-binding protein has product MGELVLAARGLSRQFGGLAANKDVSLDMHRGELHAVLGPNGAGKSTLINLLSGDLPPSGGQILYRGQDISGWSPDRRSRAGIGRSYQRTNIFPAFTAFENCRLAAQSRTPRALHVFSRAQNYDDLRSAADRALEQAGLAARRDVVAATLSHGEQRQLEIAMVLATAPSVLLLDEPLAGMGSEESQLMVSLLQKLSADHAILLVEHDMDAVFAVADVITVMVTGQVLESGPPDQIRSSLAVQEAYLGGGEPDDE; this is encoded by the coding sequence ATGGGTGAATTGGTACTGGCCGCGCGCGGCCTGTCGCGCCAGTTCGGCGGGCTGGCCGCGAACAAGGACGTGTCGCTCGACATGCATCGCGGTGAACTGCACGCAGTACTGGGGCCGAACGGCGCCGGGAAATCGACGCTGATCAACCTGCTGTCAGGCGACCTGCCGCCGTCTGGCGGGCAGATTCTCTACCGCGGGCAGGATATTTCGGGCTGGAGCCCGGACCGGCGTTCGCGCGCCGGGATCGGCCGCAGCTATCAGCGCACCAATATCTTCCCGGCGTTCACGGCGTTCGAAAACTGCCGGCTCGCAGCGCAGTCGCGCACGCCGCGGGCATTGCATGTCTTCTCGCGGGCTCAGAACTACGACGACCTGCGCAGCGCGGCCGATCGTGCGCTCGAGCAGGCCGGACTCGCGGCGCGACGCGATGTCGTCGCCGCGACGCTGAGCCACGGCGAGCAGCGCCAGCTCGAGATCGCGATGGTGCTCGCAACCGCGCCGTCGGTGCTGCTGCTCGACGAGCCGCTTGCCGGGATGGGTTCGGAGGAGTCGCAGCTGATGGTCTCGCTGCTGCAGAAGCTCTCGGCCGATCACGCGATCCTGCTCGTCGAGCACGACATGGACGCGGTGTTCGCGGTCGCGGACGTCATTACCGTGATGGTGACCGGGCAGGTGCTCGAGAGCGGGCCGCCGGATCAGATCCGCTCGAGCCTCGCAGTGCAGGAAGCCTATCTGGGCGGAGGAGAACCCGACGATGAGTGA
- a CDS encoding ABC transporter ATP-binding protein: MSETLLEAEGLHSFYGSSHILHGIDFVVRRGETIGLMGRNGMGKTTLIRSMLGHVRPRHGRVAVRGKTMTGAAPYLIARKGIAYVPEGRGIFPNLSVRENLLMAAKPGIDGRRDWTYERVLETFPRLGERLTNGGGQLSGGEQQMLTIGRALMTNPDVLILDEATEGLAPLIAKEIWYIVRQIRATGIATIVIDKNHAAVTSISDRNVILVKGKVAFEGSSAELRAQPELLQKHLGAG; encoded by the coding sequence ATGAGTGAAACCTTGCTGGAAGCGGAAGGCCTTCATTCCTTCTACGGCAGCAGCCACATCCTGCACGGCATTGATTTCGTCGTGCGTCGCGGCGAGACGATCGGGCTGATGGGCCGCAATGGCATGGGCAAGACGACGCTGATCCGCAGCATGCTCGGCCACGTTCGTCCGCGCCACGGGCGCGTCGCAGTGCGCGGCAAGACGATGACCGGTGCGGCGCCGTATCTGATCGCGCGCAAGGGCATCGCCTACGTGCCGGAAGGGCGGGGCATTTTCCCGAACCTCTCGGTGCGCGAAAACCTGCTGATGGCCGCCAAGCCGGGCATCGACGGACGCCGGGACTGGACGTACGAGCGGGTGCTGGAGACTTTTCCGCGGCTCGGCGAGCGGCTGACGAACGGTGGCGGGCAGCTCTCCGGCGGCGAGCAGCAGATGCTGACGATCGGTCGGGCGCTGATGACGAACCCGGACGTGCTGATCCTCGACGAGGCTACTGAAGGCCTGGCGCCGCTGATCGCGAAAGAGATCTGGTACATCGTCCGCCAGATCCGCGCCACCGGCATCGCGACCATCGTCATCGACAAGAACCACGCGGCAGTGACCTCGATTTCGGATCGCAACGTGATCCTCGTCAAGGGCAAGGTCGCGTTCGAAGGCTCGAGCGCGGAGCTGCGCGCGCAGCCTGAACTGCTGCAGAAGCATCTCGGCGCCGGCTGA